A window from Citrus sinensis cultivar Valencia sweet orange chromosome 3, DVS_A1.0, whole genome shotgun sequence encodes these proteins:
- the LOC102619771 gene encoding uncharacterized protein LOC102619771 isoform X3, with protein MSLETEDRHTLDQHAESNCDSKKKLKFSYTRDFLLSLKELDACKKLPSGFESFDQSILSEFEDVSQDRPKISGSLSLHGYRRNEYGSSPPTRGELGNYSRGIHGRWDSRSSGRSDKDGDSQSDWDADSGRRYGNQSRKSWQVPEHDGLLGSGSFARPSGYAAGASAPKFRVSDHYQLNRSNEPYHPPRPYKAVPHSRRDGSDSYNDETFGSSECTSEDRAEEERKRRASFELMRKEQQKAFQEKQKLNADKQKDEFDISTLLVDSKDDEGISSKSKQFDEAVLLPATNKDSDKSVLAAQAPASRPLVPPGFANATLERNHGTKIICHSHSSEVGNSELEGGILHAKGSCHLNGMFDGQEKESAEQIGLSSKLETSEESEGIELDAEKPADTKIVGESNKEQPSSILDKLFGSVSTVNSGVSTSVVEPHEVKADDTWSPHAFQTSKFASWFLEEEKKPVEDISSGRPNDLLSLIVGGEKGGIQPFDVKSVGQNSSAYPSQSSELVDRRPASYVAPVTIETSEQLTDININKPPAVPAVLTCEDLEQSILSEISGSDEALLPAVQGWRVSDVITEQTKENADEHASQHLLSLLQKGTGLKDTEASPGVDIMSSDKLHDADVTSIRTGVNDSKGANADNATNSGKSLTLEALFGTAFMKELQSIGAPPSAQKGLVGSGKIDALEFHDGLLPSKLEIGSGRSSYESSSLASNQIDQIKSDRMKEHLSGFDDHRTAVDASELRSEVESKLSGFQRSINSQFREEDSLDTRGDPMKHLRSSSKAELLSSAAPLDISEKLAALNSNFVDERHTAGGQDGSSFLHGPYDVREHDISFHNVHGQPSSPQFHPQLNHVGPMLNPLDPHSANMNSQMKFVAPESILHHDLLPAHQFPANMHRPPFLHPSTGLTGFDAPTHQHPMLQQMQMPGGFPPAHLLRGFPSGPHSNNQMAGVVQDMNPMQGFPFGHRQPNFMGIGMPRMPPPVPGVEGRTNNPETLQRLIEMELRSNPKQIHPFATAGHNQEMYNHELDTGFGYR; from the exons ATGAGCTTAGAGACGGAAGACCGGCATACTCTGGATCAGCATGCTGAGTCAAACTGTGATTCTAAAaa GAAGTTAAAGTTTTCATATACAAGAGATTTTTTACTATCTTTGAAAGAATTAGATGCTTGCAAAAAGTTACCCAGTGGATTTGAGTCATTTGACCAATCTATTCTGAG TGAATTTGAGGACGTCTCACAAGATCGACCAAAAATTTCTGGTAGTTTGTCATTGCATGGTTATAGGCGAAATGAGTATGGTTCATCACCGCCTACAAGAGGGGAGTTAGGTAACTATTCTCGAGGAATCCATGGAAGGTGGGATAGTAGGTCTTCAGGACGGAGTGATAAGGATGGTGACTCGCAATCTGACTGGGATGCAG ATTCTGGGAGGCGTTATGGCAATCAATCTAGGAAGTCTTGGCAAGTTCCTGAACATGATGGACTTCTTGGGAGTGGTTCCTTCGCAAGACCATCTGGGTATGCAGCAGGTGCATCAGCTCCAAAATTTCGCGTTAGTGATCACTACCAGCTAAATAGGAGCAATGAGCCTTATCATCCGCCACGTCCTTATAAG GCTGTACCTCACTCACGTAGGGATGGCAGTGACTCATACAATGATGAAACATTTGGTTCTTCTGAGTGTACAAGTGAAGATAGAGCAGAAGAGGAAAGGAAGAGAAGAG CTTCTTTTGAGTTGATGAGAAAGGAACAACAGAAGGCATTTCAAGAAAAGCAGAAGTTAAATGCAGACAAGCAGAAGGATGAATTTGATATCTCTACGTTGCTGGTTGATTCCAAAGATGATGAGGGGATTTCAAGTAAAAGCAAACAATTTGATGAAGCTGTGCTGCTGCCTGCTACGAATAAGGATTCTGATAAATCTGTTCTTGCAGCGCAAGCTCCTGCATCAAGGCCACTTGTGCCTCCAGGTTTTGCTAATGCAACTTTGGAACGGAATCATGGAACCAAAATCATATGTCATTCCCATTCATCGGAG GTTGGAAATTCTGAACTTGAAGGTGGCATCTTGCACGCTAAAGGCAGCTGTCATTTGAATGGAATGTTTGATGGACAGGAGAAAGAGTCTGCTGAGCAAATTGGTTTAAGTTCGAAGCTGGAAA CTTCAGAGGAAAGTGAAGGTATAGAACTTGATGCTGAGAAGCCTGCAGACACTAAAATTGTGGGAGAATCCAATAAGGAGCAGCCGTCTTCAATTCTAGATAAGCTTTTCGGCAGTGTTTCAACAGTCAATAGTGGTGTCTCCACTAGTGTTGTTGAG CCACATGAGGTTAAAGCAGATGATACGTGGAGTCCCCATGCCTTCCAGACTTCAAAGTTTGCTTCTTGGTTTCTTGAAGAAG aaAAGAAGCCAGTTGAGGATATCTCATCTGGCAGGCCAAATGACTTGCTCTCACTAATTGTGGGTGGTGAAAAAGGTGGAATTCAGCCTTTTGATGTGAAATCTGTTGGACAAAACTCGTCCGCTTATCCATCCCAAAGCTCAGAACTTGTGGACAGGCGTCCAGCATCATATGTTGCTCCTGTTACAATTGAGACCTCTGAGCAATTGACTGatattaatatcaataaacCACCAGCAGTTCCAGCTGTTCTCACATGTGAAGACCTTGAACAGTCAATTCTATCTGAAATTAGTGGAAGTGATGAAGCTTTGCTGCCAGCTGTGCAAGGCTGGAGAGTTTCAGATGTGATTACTGAACAGACAAAGGAAAATGCAGATGAGCATGCATCCCAACACCTCCTATCATTGTTGCAGAAGGGAACGGGCCTTAAAGACACAGAAGCTTCCCCTGGTGTAGACATCATGTCTTCGGATAAACTGCATGATGCGGATGTAACAAGTATCCGGACTGGAGTTAATGATTCAAAAGGGGCAAATGCTGATAATGCTACTAATTCAGGGAAGAGTCTGACTCTTGAAGCGCTTTTTGGGACGGCTTTTATGAAGGAACTGCAATCTATAGGAGCACCACCATCTGCCCAAAAGGGCTTAGTTGGATCTGGAAAAATTGATGCTTTGGAATTCCATGATGGTCTCCTTCCTTCTAAACTGGAGATAGGATCCGGTAGGAGCAGTTATGAAAGCAGTTCTCTGGCATCTAATCAAAtagatcaaatcaaatcagatAGGATGAAAGAGCACTTATCAGGCTTTGATGATCATCGAACTGCAGTAGATGCATCAGAGCTTCGGAGTGAAGTAGAGTCTAAACTCAGTGGCTTTCAAAGGTCTATCAATAGCCAATTTCGTGAAGAGGATAGCTTGGATACACGTGGTGATCCTATGAAACACCTTAGGAGTTCATCTAAAGCCGAATTGTTGTCCTCTGCTGCACCTCTTGACATTAGTGAAAAACTAGCAGCCCTAAATTCTAACTTTGTGGATGAAAGACATACTGCTGGAGGTCAAGACGGTTCATCTTTTCTTCATGGGCCCTATGATGTGAGGGAGCATGatatttcatttcataatGTTCATGGTCAACCATCTTCTCCACAGTTTCACCCTCAGTTGAATCATGTGGGACCCATGTTGAATCCATTAGATCCACATTCCGCTAACATGAATTCTCAGATGAAGTTCGTTGCCCCGGAGAGTATCTTACATCATGACCTTTTACCAGCTCATCAGTTTCCTGCGAATATGCATCGCCCCCCTTTCCTTCATCCCAGCACTGGACTAACTGGATTTGATGCTCCCACTCATCAACATCCTATGTTACAGCAAATGCAGATGCCAGGAGGTTTTCCTCCAGCTCACCTACTACGTGGATTTCCCAGTGGTCCTCATTCAAACAATCAAATGGCCGGTGTTGTACAAGATATGAACCCAATGCAAGGTTTCCCGTTTGGACATCGGCAGCCCAATTTTATGGGCATTGGAATGCCACGAATGCCGCCACCAG TTCCTGGAGTTGAGGGCCGAACCAATAATCCGGAGACACTTCAAAGGCTCATTGAGATGGAACTCAGATCAAACCCAAAGCAGATTCACCCTTTTGCAACTGCTGGCCACAACCAGGAAATGTACAACCATGAGCTAGACACGGGTTTCGGGTATAGATAG